Proteins from a single region of Pangasianodon hypophthalmus isolate fPanHyp1 chromosome 7, fPanHyp1.pri, whole genome shotgun sequence:
- the LOC128317046 gene encoding uncharacterized protein LOC128317046, translating into MAPIWTIILFLNTVSPAQSVDFSRPAFLSVKSGERVTLNCPFGDIRNAESMVWYKLIFGEMPQKVGERLPYKDFEISPEFKTSGFMMELTDNGISLTIPHIKQEHGGLYYCEKCTLDDVTLSSGTFLAVTGDEDVKVSVLQSSVLDSVPAGASVTLQCSVLSESRAADLQVLWFRAAPPQSHPQIIYTHHNSSHQCESSSSTHTCVYSFSKNILSLNDTGTYYCAVAVCGKIIFGNGTQVQLESFPDLVTSLGLEIYLAVVVAVCLVVIFAQAFIICKMRNCEQSRERIQHGAVINTEKTNTQDHDAVELNYAALHINERKTKRARENRGRSQDNLYTEVKYSTITQ; encoded by the exons ATGGCTCCAATCTggacaattattttatttctcaacaCAGTAT cTCCAGCCCAATCTGTGGATTTTTCCAGACCAGCATTTCTCTCAGTGAAGTCTGGAGAACGTGTTACACTTAACTGCCCATTTGGAGATATTCGTAATGCTGAAAGTATGGTTTGGTACAAACTCATATTTGGAGAAATGCCTCAAAAAGTGGGAGAAAGATTACCTTATAAGGATTTCGAAATTTCTCCCGAGTTCAAGACGTCAGGATTTATGATGGAGCTGACTGATAACGGCATTTCTCTGACAATTCCACATATAAAACAAGAACATGGAGGACTTTACTACTGTGAAAAATGTACCTTGGATGATGTTACATTATCCAGTGGAACTTTCTTGGCTGTAACAG GTGATGAAGACGTAAAAGTGTCAGTGTTGCAGAGCAGCGTGTTGGACTCGGTTCCTGCAGGAGCGTCAGTGACTCTGCAGTGCTCGGTTCTCtctgagagcagagcagcagatcTCCAAGTGCTCTGGTTCAGAGCTGCTCCACCACAATCCCATCCtcaaatcatttacactcatcacaacagcagccatcagtgtgagagcagctcttctacacacacctgtgtgtacagCTTCTCCAAGAACATCCTCAGCCTCAATGATACTGGCACTTACTACTGCGCTGTGGCCGTGTGTGGGAAGATCATTTTTGGGAACGGGACACAAGTACAGTTGGAAAGCTTTCCAGATTTGG tAACATCTTTAGGTCTTGAAATCTACCTCGCAGTAGTGGTGGCAGTGTGTCTGGTTGTTATCTTCGCTCAAGCATTTATAATCTGTAAAATGAGAAACTGTGAACAATCCAGAG AGAGAATTCAGCATGGTGCTGTGATAAACACTGAGAAGACGAACACTCAG GACCATGATGCTGTGGAGCTGAATTACGCTGCCTTACATATTAATGAACGGAAAACTAAAAGAGCGAGAGAAAATCGAGGTCGATCTCAAGACAATCTATACACTGAAGTGAAATATTCCACCATCACTCAGTGA